The following are encoded together in the Panicum virgatum strain AP13 chromosome 6K, P.virgatum_v5, whole genome shotgun sequence genome:
- the LOC120639140 gene encoding uncharacterized protein LOC120639140, with the protein MATRASNTVGDHGDPADGDAGNQGIKKPHRCPAHPQGLTDDHELQFQSTETSRAPTDGNDGDQRIKKLQCRPTVPQGLTDDNELPFQPIEPSSLTGETWTIILQRYGATTADTEFVELVCDRSYITLANLVLLKTKLGYSMRDFMYYLKRCGNDSASLILLDYDHQTESMMAANEVERKLRLLISTEQPSELMKSITPMKRPRGTTTKSRIDVPTAEEPIDAYKEWLEILQQEQLEMEFRDDYRDETIETYKEWLRRKGYLRDICKIYSPALLFIYKYIVTTMCKL; encoded by the exons ATGGCGACTCGTGCCTCCAACACTGTTGGCGATCACGGAGATCCTGCTGATGGAGACGCCGGCAACCAAGGGATCAAGAAACCACACCGGTGCCCTGCTCATCCCCAAGGTCTCACTGATGACCACGAGTTACAGTTTCAATCTACTGAAACCAGCAG AGCCCCAACTGATGGAAACGACGGCGACCAAAGGATCAAGAAGCTCCAATGTCGTCCTACTGTACCCCAAGGGCTCACTGATGACAACGAGCTACCGTTTCAACCTATTGAACCAAGCAG TCTCACTGGTGAGACGTGGACTATAATTTTGCAACGCTATGGGGCAACAACAGCGGATACAGAATTTGTTGAGCTCGTTTGTGATAGGTCCTATATCACATTGGCCAACTTAGTTTTACTAAAAACAAAGTTGGGGTACAGTATGCGGGACTTCATGTACTATCTGAAGCGATGTGGCAATGACTCAGCAAGCCTCATCTTGCTTGATTATGACCACCAAACAGAATCTATGATGGCTGCCAATGAGGTTGAGAGGAAACTCAGACTATTGATATCAACAGAGCAACCGTCCGAATTAATGAAGTCTATAACGCCCATGAAGCGACCAAGGGGGACAACTACAAAAAGTCGTATAGATGTACCTACTGCAGAAGAACCAATTGATGCATACAAGGAATGGCTTGAAATCCTGCAACAAGAGCAACTTGAAATGG AATTTAGAGATGATTACAGGGACGAAACCATCGAGACATATAAAGAATGGTTGAGGCGTAAAGGCTATCTTAGAGACATATGTAAAATCTACTCTCCTGCTCTCctatttatatataaatatattgtaacTACCATGTGCAAactataa